The Primulina eburnea isolate SZY01 chromosome 12, ASM2296580v1, whole genome shotgun sequence genome includes the window CAATTTTGGGATGAGCGACCCCCTGACAAGTTTTCtaaggtgcgtgtgagtgaggatataagcacgctgaaaagattcgtcttggtacagtggtGACAGTTCTCGAATCTGGGACAATTGGGTTGGCaggatgttgttgtattatgcTATACCAAGGCTTTCTTATCTTGTCTCCTTGAATTCTTCTTAACTTGAAACTcgtgaagcatttcaaggtcaATATAATAGCTCTTCTCCATTACAATATCCCAAATAGATCTGGTGATGAGCAGGAATAGGCATGTGTGGCTGACGGGGTTCTGTTGACATTTTTACATAAGCCATGACATTTGAATTGTTGAGTTCTCACACAACATATATAGGATCTCAAATGTGGGTTTGTGAGTCTCACTCATGATGTTTCCCATCTTTCACAGCCACAAATCATCAAAAGAACTGATTAAGATTGCTAGAGAAATTTTTTGCTTCATTGTGATCTTTGGGAATGCTCTATCCCAAAAGGGTTGGTAGAGCTGGTGATGAGATGTTTAAATTGGTCTCCTCTGTGCTTATTGTCGTTAGTCTTCAATGATGAAAATATAGAAGatgttggctctgataccacaacATTGTattgtttaaattttaatattttattgtgCAAATACAAGAAATATATAGATGAACGTGACTCGCAACTGCTCAGAAGTGGGTGTAGGGTTTACTCTTCAATGATGAAAAGGTGGCAGATCAAGTGATTGGCTCTAATATCATAAAATTgtgtttgaatttaaaaaaaaaaatttcttggaAGACGAAATATATAGAAAGACGTATCTCACAACCTCTCAAAAGTAGAATAAACTTTATTAAATTCCTTAACTATACAAGCATTTTTCTAATAAAAAAGTAAAACAATTATGATTTTGAAACTGAATATCGAAATGATTGAAAGGTAAATCTTGCCATAACAACAGAACAAATAAAGATGCTTGAGGATTTTAACAAAAGTAAAACAAATTCCTAAAAGTAAAGATGTacataaaattatatttctatCATATGTCCGTGATTTTCCTGACATGAAACTTGTTAGATTTAAATTTCTTGCAGGCCATGTCAGATGCTGCTCACCCTGCATGTGTTTTAGAAACGAGGAAAACTGCTCCAGGTTTACGTTTGGTGGATAAGTGGGCGGTACAGATTGCTTTCCATTCTTCTTCTAATTTTAATATCACTGTCAGGCCACTTTCTTATTTCTGATCTTTTGCTTTATTATCTTGAAGGTATTAATAGGCGGAGGTCAGAACCACCGAATGGGTTTGTTTGATATGGTCTTGATAAAAGACAATCATATATCTATTGCTGGTGGTATCACAAACGCATTGAAATCTGTGGACCTCTATTTAGAGAAAAATAATCTTCAAATGGGTGTCGAGGTAGCTAATTGGTTTCTTTTTTTTAGTGACCATGGATTAGAAATCTTGTATATTATTACAGTGAAAAATCTTGTTTCTGAATCATGAGTATTTGATGAATGTTCCTGAGGAATAGTTTGACTTGTTAAGTTGGCTATGTGGGCAACTCAACTTCAAATCTTCATGATTGGAATTCCCCTTCCACCAAGAAGAAATCTTCTTTCTGTATTTCTGATcatgaaatttattttttccttttctttggCATTATCTCCATGATTAGATCTGAGGGGCATCTCTATGCAACATTGGATTGGCTTATTACTTCCCTTCATACTTATCAGTGTTGCTGGTGGTTTTGGTTTATGAGCTGGGGTATGAGTGGCACAATCAACCTATGTTgaattgatgaatataccgtAGTAATTTTAGGTTAGTCAATGAAAGAAAGGGGCATGGTCAACCCCTGTCAACCACTTTGTTTACTCTGTCGCTGTTCACATGGTTGTCATATGTGGTCTTTTTTATGACAAACGTTTTGCACATTTTCCTGAAGTATTCATGTCAAATTTTGATGACCTAGGTCTTCTCTTCTGCTAACAGGTTGAGACCAGGACACTAGAGGAAGTAAATCAAGTGCTACATTATGCATCCACAACAAAGACATCCTTGACCAGGATAATGCTCGACAATATGGTTGTCCCTTTGTCTAATGGGGATATTGACGTTTCCATGCTGAAAGAAGCCGTGGAATTGATTGATGGAAGATTTGAGACTGAGGTGAGTTTTTCATATCTTTATTGGTTTTCACTTTTCATTCAGCAATCTTTCAGTTTCACAGACAGACAACAGACTGCATCAATAATCATTTGTTAAACATATGATTTAAGGTCTCATACTAGATAAATTAACAAATGTTTAGTTCTGTTTGTTATCCTGGTTCCCATAAATGCTACAAAGTTAGATAGGTTCCCACTTGGtgtatttatgttttaaatatgTGAGGGTTGGGTGATTAAGACTGACATGCTTGTATGTGTTGGAGCATGTTTTCATATCATGCCTAAAAAATGTGGGACATATTTGTAGGCATtgtatcaaaatctcatatttGAGGGCCATTTACTTGTCACATGAATTGCCAGGATAAATGCATGGTATTCTAGAGAATGGCTACAGATAGGATTTGAGCATGTTTCAGGAATGAATATTTTTTGAGCATGAGATAAATCACATTTCTATTATAAGCCATCTAACTGAGAGAAAGCATGGATGGTGCATctcataatatataaaatatttgtttgcttTTGTTGAGTGGTTGGTGTTGTAGGTGGTCTGCTGCTCTGTGTCTTTACATTTGTTATAAATAACTTGCTCAGATCCCCCACTTGTTAATTGGTAAATAATTCAGCGGAAAAAATGCTTATACACCTACTTACCAGTCGTTTGAGATATatagaaaatattaaagaacTGCATCTCCGACATTTGTACTGTACCATCAGGGATTCAATTTGGGATATGATTTTGTGTATGTAAACTTTATAATCATTTTTGATACAACCAGAAACAACCAATGCTATTTTCTTGCATCTTTGATCAGCGGGGTGTAGATTTGTTGTACTGGTCGGGGTGATGTACTTGCCTTATGGATCCGATGATAATGATCTCAGTAACAAGGATATTACTGTGTAGAATGGTATTTTACAAATTGTTTTTTCTCAAATCTTAGAACAATTTACTTGTCAAAGCCTATTCTTGACAATGATTTGATATTCTAGTCCCTTTGCTTGAACAATTAGTCATGTGCGGAAAATACAACTAAATCTGGTAGGAGTCAATTGTgagaaatttttaaaaacaagcaCACAAGAATCagatataataatttttaactGAAAATCAAAGGAGAAAGAATTTTATAGAGGTACGGAGTTCATGTAATCGTTGGACATATCCTTTTTTCCCCTTACATTTTGGATGTAATCCACTATAAATTTTGATTCCGATGAAGCCAGCTTCAATAACTTTTTATACTTCTTGCTACATTTACTCCTAGTCCATCTCTTTTGGAGTCCACTCAAATTATCTCTAAGCTGACAACTAGATTCAATCCCCACTCAGATTATATAGAGTGTAAACAGCTCAACAACAATAATTAAGCCTTTATCCCACTAAGTGGGGTTGGTTATATGTATCCTTTCACGTCATTGTGTTATATCCCTACTATATCCtcgtttatttttaaattaattttatcatgttttattgTTGTTAATCAAGTCTTTGTGGTTTCTCTCTTCCTCAGTTAATGTTCGTATTTGTCAATGtctcacaattcgctaattaaGGCAATTATTGGTCATCTCTCTTAGTCATATGTTCATATTGCAAACTGGAGAAGACCAAGTTAATGTCTTAAAATCTTGGTTATATTGAATGGCAACGTAGGACTTATCTTCCCGTGGTATGTAATGCCagtttttttgttttgatttaAGCTGGCAAAAATTGTATGCATGTTGTTGACAAACAGGCTTGAATGAAATGATTATTTGGATCAGCTTTATCCTGCCATTCTGTCTTCGCTTCACAAATCAATATTATTTCGTATTTAAAGAGATGCAATTGCATACTTGTTTTGTGGAAGACTGCATTTGCTTTTTGGGATTCGCAGTCGCATTATCTTTTTTATTGCATCTGAATGAACTACGCTGCCTTCTGTTGCAGGCATCTGGAAATGTCACCCTTGAAACCATTAACAAGATTGGACAATCCGGGGTAACCTACATTTCTAGGTACTCATTTTTGCGATAATTTCTCTGTATTTTGTTCGGAATATTTCCTTGTACAGATGAGATGATTGGTTAGCTGGCTTCCGTCTTGAGTTAGGCTCGCCGTGAGAAATGAAAAAGCACAAAAAGGGGAAGCATCCCATGAACTTTTCATGGTCAACAATTTATTGTAATCTTTCTATTTTGCAGTGGTGCATTGACCCATTCTGTTAAAGCACTCGATATTTCCTTGAAAATTGATACGAAGCTTGCACTTGAAGTCGGAAAGCGTACAAAGCGAGCATGATAATCTTGTCGACAGGGGAGCATTGCTACCGATTTGAAGGTAACCGGAACACCGACATTGAGCTGAATTCGAATAAATATTCTCTTAAATGGCATGTTAGTTCTGTCGTCGCTTTCGTTCTTCAACCTCTCGTTCTTCAACCTCGGAAACTTTGATTGTCATGACTTAGGAGTAGTAAGTAGAAAATGTTGTGGTTCACAGGTTAGTTTCTGCTCTGAAAATTTTACGTATCTTTCAAGTTGTTAAACATCTCGATAGATTTCCCGAGGCTCTTAAACTTAggcaaataataatttttttggggTTGGATTGACTGGTTTGAAGGTAATgatttcaaaacatatttattagTTTGTTCGGGTAAATatatttaacaatttatttcaaatctcaaactaattatttttaaatcattCAAATTCATCGTAACATAAAGTCATTTCAAAtctttttttcaaataattctTCAAATCCAATTGTTGTCACGTCAATGAATTAGGATAAGATACTTTTTGTAATATTTAtgcaaatcaaaattttaaagctACAAGATCATATATTTTTGAAGGTCGATCTAAGTTGTATTTGTTCATAAACATGTAGTACAAGATTTGAATGGTATATCGTAACATCATTGACAAAGAAAACACTCAAAATAATTAGTCatttaaaaaattgattttagcCATGTATATATTGGTACGCAATTTTGTTAGTTGACTattatgtgtttttttttttaaatcaattttaGTTATTCTTCCCaaaatcatgtaattaaatacttattttattgttaatttTTTGTAAGGACATGTCGAGATATATACGTGTGTTTGACAACgttattataaattttaacaAAGATACAAGTAATTTATTTACATGATTTTGACGAAAATGATTAAGTTCgataaaaataacataattacATTATTATAATAGATTCAACGaaacatatataattaaaaatatcacaCATCAATATATGCATGACTAAATTTGATATTTtgtctataaaaaaaatatcttacTAAACTTGATTTGAAAGTGTAACTTGGCTACTTAAAATATGCCCCTCATATAAATAGTGATAAAAAACacgaatattatttttattattattattttcctaTTTTAAGTATGATGGACCAAATACAATTGACCGGTGTCTAAAACTGTGTTCTAAAAAGCGACAAATGATAGGCGGATGGTTACCCACCGACCGTCATATGTAAGTAAAAGAGAAAACAACATAGACAGGTGCCTTACATATATAATTCTTCTTCTTTATTTCCAGATGTTTTCAATAATTCACCAATATCGGATCAtcggattcaaattcaaaatcaatagcATATCATCCTCTTTATCTGATACAGAATGATTGAAAAATATGTCTAataatcttttttttaaaacaataaaaaaaatctatttatTACATTAGACATCCGCCTAGACGGATCTAAAAATCGGAAAGATGGACAACCGTCTCGTCTAGCACCTAGACGCCACTTAGATGGTCCTAGGCTACGCTTTTTTAGAACACTGGTCTAAAGGTAGGTTAGTTGCTCCCATCATACAAGTAATGACATTATTAGTCATATAAAGTTTCAAAATTCTCAATATTTATCTTGTTTTGCAGCCTCTTATTTTTCACTTCTCGGTCAATCATTCAGGTTACATTTAGAGTTACGATTTCAAATTTATAATAACAAATATATGTTTAAGAATAGATTTGGAGTCATTTCAAAATTCTTCATTCCGAATGAAACCTTAAAATTATGATGTCACTGCCAAATATATAATCAAGATTCAAGAATTTGATGAAACACGATTTTCACTCATTATCAATAcaatagaaaaatattatatatatacagatTTTCTCGTGTATATCTTTTCGGCATTCTCTCTTTATCAATAcaatagaaaaatattatatatatactgatTTTCTCGTGTCTAATTTGGAAATCCTGTAAGGAAAGGTAGATCCAGAACTAAATAATCAACAAGTGCTGGTCAAATATTAGGTAACAAAGACCAGTAAATTGAACTCAAAAGTCAAAATAAAAGTTATAAAGTTAATAACTTATACCACGAGCGCATGATATTAGCCGTCATGACTATAAGGATTGGTACTTATTGACAAATGGTGTCTCCGGAGCCAGGTTATTATTTTTATTCGAGCTAGAATTTTCTAAGATAAGGTTGAACTAATATTAACAAATGGTGTCTTCGGACTATCGAAAAATTAGACAAAATTTTATGTAtaaaaaatagaagaaaaaatCGAGTCACCCGAGCTTCCGCCTGAGCAGAACAACACATGGCTCCACCCGTGATTGTGAACAGTATATAAAGTTTTACCTTGAGTCGTGATTAGAAACATATACGTAGACGACGATCACGATTTTAAGACAACGTCATACGGCTCGACGACTCCACGTCAGTACAACTCTTTCTTTCCCGTTAATCTTTTATATTTTCATTATGTTTATATATTACAAACACAAATCACAAAATTATTTCATTACTCATCGCtttatcatattcatattcgaatTATATAACTTTTTCATTGTTTACTATTGTTGCATGTGATTGATTCTAATTTAAATACATCATTAGAACATATTGTTATTGTAACAATTTGTAGAGGAGAAAGGCTCGATCATTAAACATTTAACCATTCGACATTTCTATCAATTCCGATCGCACATCTAGTCAAAAAGCAAAATGATGACACTGCACTGCAATTTGTTCATTTTACATGTCAAAACACACTTTTCCTCAACGTGCTGGAATTCAATTTATAATCGAGTCGTACGATGATTTCAATATATTACTTAACTTAGAGGTAAGTATTAGATTTATTGTTTCATTTATCTCCATCAAGAATAGACACATCAAACGGGCTAACAGAACAGTTCAACTCATCTTTTTTAACAGGTTAGGACAACCCTCCTATTTTTTATGACACAACATATAGATCCGACTGGTCTAGACAATTTTTACGAGCGTGTATAATTAATTTTAGCCATTTTATTGTATAGGAAAGTATTATTTGTGTGATAAACAGTTATCCACT containing:
- the LOC140808337 gene encoding quinolinate phosphoribosyltransferase [decarboxylating] 1a-like isoform X2 — protein: MSATASKNVGIRVGSPVVEPPAHPTYDLKTVIRLALSEDAGDRGDVTCKATVPIEAEVEAHFLAKEDGIVAGIALAEMVFNEVDPTLKVEWHRKDGDSVHKGLQFGKVQGRAHSIVVAERVVLNFMQRMSGVATLTKAMSDAAHPACVLETRKTAPGLRLVDKWAVLIGGGQNHRMGLFDMVLIKDNHISIAGGITNALKSVDLYLEKNNLQMGVEVETRTLEEVNQVLHYASTTKTSLTRIMLDNMVVPLSNGDIDVSMLKEAVELIDGRFETEASGNVTLETINKIGQSGVTYISSGALTHSVKALDISLKIDTKLALEVGKRTKRA
- the LOC140808337 gene encoding quinolinate phosphoribosyltransferase [decarboxylating] 1a-like isoform X1, giving the protein MSRAFLVPQFSIFKPFTKRLIVNMSATASKNVGIRVGSPVVEPPAHPTYDLKTVIRLALSEDAGDRGDVTCKATVPIEAEVEAHFLAKEDGIVAGIALAEMVFNEVDPTLKVEWHRKDGDSVHKGLQFGKVQGRAHSIVVAERVVLNFMQRMSGVATLTKAMSDAAHPACVLETRKTAPGLRLVDKWAVLIGGGQNHRMGLFDMVLIKDNHISIAGGITNALKSVDLYLEKNNLQMGVEVETRTLEEVNQVLHYASTTKTSLTRIMLDNMVVPLSNGDIDVSMLKEAVELIDGRFETEASGNVTLETINKIGQSGVTYISSGALTHSVKALDISLKIDTKLALEVGKRTKRA